One Salvia splendens isolate huo1 chromosome 12, SspV2, whole genome shotgun sequence genomic window carries:
- the LOC121758410 gene encoding uncharacterized protein LOC121758410, which translates to MAQGEEERCIFPLTSLQIGDLQSYLSHLHLFLASESGNFYILVDNRPWLKDLAPLPTHWWQLMVTKSRLSPFANTRGKKERTTTEELPESQTSSPPPTRKLRVLREWFRVIDVVVGSRKDALLPVKKLTTSLIANGLIHSTLYGFIVFEVMWSNVRGINYYNDLQTDTSLAIEAKIMRRWEFDSIAQAVWSIASWFPGTMEEHILLKEHLEVTLGEDYYDAEESFLTNIDEDGDETTSDVTPAGSETPCSLEHTPSVCPDTTDIIKRTHRVSPTLNEPPRRWTLFRSSHYEAEHASSSGEANNEPNGICSKTSDVSDSEEKIEVTVYCDVLILFKFSDPYLPFKLKEIIMPKLRLLTLLEAGLPSWVIFLQSYPGFCRLYRPWMCPLARGLYVLISVVTVLIGFYDLYKNVPLLKATVSRMFGPLCDWIDAWEMTSRIQYLGTMLFLHNFQKAMKWFLTATRTILSFLSFCVMPLARPFAEVLELFLPLWNLFIPVAEDFFSVISAVVESSFTMIGDILEIFLLPVWYLFNVAWNVSTKFVYSVAWILFYAPFRLLFGFCRILASSSLVLYTLFRDVWMSTMSIFRVTTSVQSTVSTAEISMWRSLWNDLFSQIFRALRSILHGLVAFLAACNRHRLSIYNHVREFIQRSLRAMRSAWPQEKVGISCSSLERVLLSSEEVQEGHVTSQSEVTTESYLRLLTVAELAVNCFQWCNLCSITRVFREKEEREGEISAWLAET; encoded by the exons ATGGCGCAAGGGGAAGAGGAGCGCTGCATCTTTCCATTGACGAGTTTGCAGATTGg GGATTTGCAGTCCTACCTTTCACATCTCCACTTATTTCTAGCTTCTGAGAGTGGGAATTTCTATATCTTGGTGGACAACAGGCCATGGTTGAAAGATCTTGCGCCTCTGCCTACTCATTGGTGGCAATTGATGGTCACTAAG TCCAGGTTGTCCCCATTCGCAAACACAAGGGGCAAGAAGGAAAGAACGACAACTGAAGAACTTCCAGAATCGCAGACTTCTTCCCCACCACCTACCAGAAAATTAAGAGTTCTCCGAGAGTGGTTCCGTGTCATCGATGTTGTGGTTGGATCTAGGAAGGATGCTTTGCTTCCAGTAAAGAAGCTTACAACCTCATTGATTGCAAATGGCTTGATACACAGCACTCTGTATGGGTTCATTGTGTTTGAGGTTATGTGGAGCAATGTTCGTGGAATCAATTATTATAATGATCTTCAG ACAGATACATCACTTGCAATAGAGGCTAAGATTATGCGAAGATGGGAATTCGACAGTATAGCACAAGCTGTGTGGAGCATAGCCTCATGGTTTCCTGGGACGATGGAAGAACATATTCTGCTGAAGGAGCATTTGGAAGTCACATTAG GAGAGGATTACTATGATGCTGAAGAAAGTTTCCTGACGAATATCGATGAGGATGGGGACGAAACTACTAGTGATGTTACACCTGCAGGAAGTGAAACTCCCTGCTCTCTGGAGCATACTCCTAGTGTGTGTCCAGATACAACTGACATTATTAAGAGAACACACCGTGTGTCTCCTACCCTCAATGAGCCTCCCAGAAGATGGACACTTTTTCGCTCTAGTCACTATGAAGCTGAGCACGCTTCTAGCTCTGGAGAAGCAAACAATGAACCGAATGGAATCTGTTCGAAGACCTCTGATGTAAGTGACAGTGAAGAAAAAATCGAGGTCACAGTCTATTGTGATGTTTTGATTCTATTCAAGTTCAGTGATCCCTATCTCCCTTTCAAGCTAAAGGAAATAATAATGCCAAAACTAAGGCTACTCACTCTACTTGAAGCTGGACTTCCATCGTGGGTCATTTTCCTGCAGTCTTACCCAGGATTTTGCCGGCTCTACCGACCATGGATGTGCCCTCTAGCACGAGGCCTATATGTCCTTATCTCAGTCGTTACTGTCCTCATTGGCTTCTATGACTTATACAAGAATGTACCTCTGCTAAAGGCAACAGTTTCTAGAATGTTCGGACCCCTCTGCGACTGGATAGATGCATGGGAAATGACTTCAAGGATTCAGTATTTAGGAACTATGCTGTTTCTTCATAACTTCCAAAAGGCCATGAAATGGTTCCTCACTGCAACAAGGACCATTCTCTCCTTCCTCTCATTCTGTGTTATGCCATTGGCTCGGCCCTTTGCTGAGGTCTTGGAACTCTTCTTGCCCCTTTGGAATCTGTTCATACCAGTAGCAGAGGATTTCTTCTCAGTGATTTCGGCAGTGGTGGAATCTTCCTTCACGATGATAGGTGACATTTTGGAGATCTTCCTGCTGCCGGTGTGGTACTTGTTCAATGTAGCTTGGAATGTTT CAACAAAATTCGTATACTCTGTAGCATGGATACTTTTTTACGCTCCGTTTAGGCTGCTCTTCGGGTTCTGCCGTATTCTCGCGTCCTCAAGTTTGGTCTTATACACCTTGTTTAGAGATGTGTGGATGTCTACAATGAGCATCTTTAGGGTGACAACGAGTGTTCAGTCAACAGTGAGCACAGCTGAGATTTCAATGTGGCGTTCCCTTTGGAATGACCTTTTCTCTCAG ATTTTTCGTGCTCTCCGAAGTATTCTCCACGGTTTAGTGGCTTTCCTTGCTGCCTGCAATAGGCATCGGCTCAG TATCTATAATCATGTGCGTGAGTTCATTCAAAGATCTTTAAGAGCCATGAGGAGTGCATGGCCCCAAGAAAAAGTTGGGATTAGT TGCTCCTCCCTGGAAAGAGTCCTTTTATCGAGTGAAGAAGTCCAAGAAGGACATGTAACATCTCAATCAGAGGTAACCACAGAAAGCTATCTTCGGTTGCTAACTGTGGCTGAACTAGCAGTAAATTGTTTTCAGTGGTGCAATTTGTGTAGCATAACTCGTGTCTTcagagagaaagaggagaggGAGGGAGAAATTTCAGCTTGGCTTGCAGAGACTTAA
- the LOC121758411 gene encoding probable tyrosine-protein phosphatase DSP4, whose amino-acid sequence MMMKFNAENGSNRNQCRAAEAAVPRQLRVSFRGESYVEAGGAVFTPPLNFAMVECGIYRSGFPDSGNFSFLETLNLRSIIYLCPEPYPDANLEFLKANGIQLFQFGIEGCKEPFVNIPEDKIREALKVAIDVKNHPLLIHCKRGKHRTGCLVGCLRKSQRWCLTSVFDEYQRFAAAKARVSDQRFMEMFDASSFKNFPKSFPVSKRTQLVSG is encoded by the exons atgatgatGAAGTTCAACGCCGAAAACGGCAGCAATAGAAATCAGTGCAGAGCTGCAGAAGCGGCGGTGCCGCGGCAGCTGAGGGTGTCGTTCCGGGGCGAGAGCTACGTGGAGGCTGGCGGCGCGGTATTCACGCCGCCGCTCAATTTCGCAATGGTGGAGTGCGGGATTTACCGGTCTGGATTTCCTGACTCCGGCAACTTCTCCTTCCTCGAAACCCTCAACCTCCGATCTATCAT ATATTTGTGCCCGGAGCCGTACCCCGACGCCAACCTGGAGTTTCTTAAAGCAAATGGGATTCAGTTATTTCAGTTTGGGATTGAGGGATGTAAA GAACCCTTTGTGAATATACCCGAAGACAAAATTCGCGAAGCACTGAAGGTAGCTATAG ATGTCAAGAATCATCCTCTACTGATTCATTGCAAACGAGGAAAG CACCGAACTGGTTGCCTCGTTGGGTGCTTGAGAAAATCACAGAGATGGTGCCTGACTTCTGTTTTCGATGAGTACCAGCGGTTTGCAGCAGCCAAAGCAAGAGTTTCGGATCAGAGGTTTATGGAGATGTTCGACGCTTCATCCTTTAAGAACTTCCCTAAGTCATTCCCAGTCTCCAAGAG AACACAACTGGTTAGTGGATGA